A genomic stretch from Kribbella jejuensis includes:
- a CDS encoding pentapeptide repeat-containing protein yields the protein MPTRTDPRSRLSADCGNCVGLCCVVLTFAKSADFAIDKPAGEPCPNLSDDHRCTIHSQLRSKGFQGCTVYDCFGAGQELTKRGPEMFAALPILRQLHELLWYLTEALEYNANAQPAIDRVERVCRTPNLADVDVAAERAAVNEVLLETSRSVRGHQPKKKDRRGADLIGARLHKADLSKADLRGAYLIAADLREANLRQADLIGADLRDADLCGADLTGALFLTQSQVNAARGDRTTRLPKVLTRPSHWTATGA from the coding sequence TTGCCGACCAGAACTGACCCCCGCAGCAGGCTCAGCGCCGACTGCGGTAACTGCGTCGGCCTCTGCTGTGTCGTCCTGACGTTCGCGAAATCCGCCGACTTCGCGATCGACAAGCCGGCGGGTGAACCGTGCCCGAACCTGAGCGACGATCACCGCTGCACGATCCACAGTCAGCTGCGCAGCAAGGGCTTCCAAGGCTGCACGGTGTACGACTGCTTCGGCGCCGGGCAGGAGTTGACGAAACGCGGGCCGGAGATGTTCGCCGCGCTTCCGATCCTGCGCCAGCTGCACGAGCTGCTCTGGTACCTGACGGAAGCCCTTGAATACAACGCGAACGCGCAACCGGCGATCGACCGCGTCGAACGTGTCTGCCGTACGCCGAACCTCGCCGACGTCGACGTGGCCGCCGAACGCGCGGCCGTCAACGAGGTACTCCTGGAAACGAGCCGGTCGGTCCGCGGCCACCAACCGAAGAAGAAGGACCGCCGCGGCGCCGACCTGATCGGAGCCCGCCTCCACAAGGCGGACCTCTCCAAGGCCGACCTCCGCGGCGCCTACCTGATCGCCGCCGACCTCCGCGAAGCCAATCTCCGCCAGGCCGATCTGATCGGCGCCGACCTGCGCGACGCCGACCTCTGCGGCGCCGACCTGACGGGTGCCCTGTTCCTCACCCAGTCCCAGGTCAACGCCGCACGAGGCGACCGAACAACCAGACTTCCGAAGGTTCTTACGCGCCCTTCCCACTGGACCGCAACTGGTGCGTGA